One Ilumatobacter coccineus YM16-304 genomic window, GATCGGGAACGTGATCGAGTGATCGCCGCCGATCGTGATCACCTGGCGGCCGGCTGCGAGTTGCTCGGCGACGGCCGCCGTGATCCGGTCGGCATCGTCGGTCGAACCGCGCTCGTTCGCCACCGGCAGGTCCCCGAGATCGTCGAGCTGCGGCACGACCTCGACCGAAGCCTCGGTGGCGTGATTGCCCGACCCCGAGTGCATCGCGGCGCGGATCGCTGCGGGCCCGGCTGCCGCTCCCAGGAGGTGCGACGAGTTGGCGTCGAGCGGGACGCCGAGCAGCGAGATCGGGACATCATCGGAAGCACGCACCCCACGAGTCTGCCCCGCCGTCGCTCGACCCGCTTGTTTCCCTTGGACCGGGACCGAAGGAAACAAGCGGATGTTTCCTTTGGACCGGGACCAAGGGAAACAAGCGGGTCGGTACCGTGGCGAGCATGGGCCGCCTCGACGACATCGGTGAACAAGACGGTTGGCGCTGCTGGCTCTGCGACGAACCGGTCGACGCCGACCGGTCGGTCAACGACGACCGCGGGCCGAGCGTCGACAGTCGCATGACCGACCGCAAAGCCAAGTCGAAGGGCAAGAAGAAGGGTGCGGCCGAGTTGACCGAACGGCTCGCGCACCGCTCGTGCAACACCGGCAAGGGCAACGTCGACGCGGTCGTCCCGTGGGCCGAGCACCTCTTCGTCGTCGATCCGTCGCCGATCATTCCCAGCGTCGAGCGCTTGGCGAACAAGGGAGGTCGCGAGGTGATGGCGCGCTGTCCGACGCGCAGCGACGCGCAGGAGGCTGCCGACTGGTTGATCGATCGGATCTCGCGGCTCGAACCCAGCCTCGACGTGCGCTCCGACATCGACGAGGGCGGCGGTCAGTTCCTCGTCGCGCTCCGCGCCTGACTGCGGCGCCCTGACGCGTCAGGCCTTCTTGACGAATGCGGCTCTGATCAGCAGTTGGCGACCGTCGACGCGGGCCTCGATCTCGTGGTCGCCGGGGACGAGTCGGATCGACTTGATCTTCGTGCCGACCTTGATGCCGCCGGCCTTGCCGTCGGTCTTGAGGTCCTTGATGATCGACACGGCATCGCCGTCGGCGAGCAGGTTGCCGTTGGCGTCGCGAATGTCGTCGAGCCCGTCGTCGGGAGCGGCGAGCCACTCGTGTCCGCAGGTGGCGCACTCGTAGCCGTCGGCGGCGAGCAGCGGGTCGGGCATCGTGCAGATCGGACAATTCGGCAGGTCGGCCATGTCGACGTTCTATCGTCCGCGCTGCGCATCGCCCCTGATGAGGACACCTGGGAAGTCACGGGTAGTTTCGGCTCATGCGGATCATCCGAGGCACGGTCGTCACGATGAACCCCGGTCGGGAGATCATCGACAACGGTGCGGTGCTGATCGACGGCACCGAGATCGCTGCGGTCGGCCGCTTCGACGAGGTGCGCGCCGCATCGCCCGATGCCAAGGTGAGCGGCAGCACGTCCGATCTCGTCGCGCCCGGCTACATCAACGGCCATCAGCATCTCACTGGCGACCGGCTCATCCAGTCGTCGATTCCCGACGACCTGCCACCTGGCGAGTCGATCTTCACCTGGGTCGTGCCCATCCACGCCGAGCACACCGGTGACGACGACGAGTTGTCGGCCACGCTCACGCTGGCCGAGTCGCTCACCAACGGCATCACCACGACGTTCGAGGCCGGCACGGTCGCGCATCCCGATCGCATCGCCCGAGCCGCGGAGAAAGTCGGCGCGCGCCTCACGATCGGCACGTGGGGATGGGACATCGAAGAGGGTCCGTTCGTCGGATCGGTCGACGAGGTCGTCGACCGCCAGCGACGGATGCTCGACCTGCCGACCGGGCCGCTCGTGTCGGGCTGGGTGAGCCTGGTCGGCCACGATCTGATGTCGGACGAATTGGTCGTCGCCGCCACCGAGTTGGCCCGCTCACGGCAGGTGGGGATGACGTTCCACCTCTCCCCCAGCACCAGCGACACCGAGAGCTACCTGGCTCGCACCGGTCGGGCACCGGTCGTGCATCTCGATTCGCTCGGGGTGCTCGGTTCACACCTCGCGATCGCTCACGGCGTCCACCTCGACGACGACGAGGTCGCCCTGCTCGTCGGCAGCCGCACCGGCGTCATCTCGTGCCCGTGGGCGTACCTCCGACTCGGGCAGGGTCTGGCTCGCGAGTTCCGCCATCTCGATCTGTGGCGCGACGGCGGACGTCTCGCGCTCGGCTGCGACTCCGAGAACGCCGGCGACATGGTCGACGGGCTCCGCGCCGCCGCGTTGTTCGCCGGCATGGCCAAAGAACGCGACCTCGACCCGACGGTGTTCGGCGCCCACGACGCGCTCGAACTCCTCACGATCCGCGGCGCCGAAGCGCTGGGTGTCGACGACCGCGTCGGGTCGATCGAGGTCGGCAAGCAGGCCGACCTCGTCGTGCACGACCGGTCACGCCTCGAGTGGATTCCGCAGAGCCCCGACCCGGTGTTGCAGCTGGTGTGGGGCTCCGACGGTCGGTCGGTGCGCGACGTGTACGTGGCCGGCGAACAGGTCGTGGCCGACAAGCAGATCACCGCCATCGACGTGCACGCGCTCACCGACGACGCGGTCGCCGCGGGCGCCGCCCTGCGCACCCGCGCGGGCATCGACGACGTCAGCCGCTGGCCCAAGATCTGACCAAGTTGATTACATCGCTCCGGGAGCCGCGTAACCAGGCTGGCTCAGAGGACGGGCCATTTGGCTTTGTCGGGGAGGCCTGAGCGGGCGGTGATCGCTTCGCCGGCGCGCTGGCAGCGGTCGTAGAAGGTGCCTTCGTCGATCGTGGTCATCTGACCGGCCTCGACGACCTTGACGCCGTCGACGAACACGGTGTGCACGCCGCGTCCGTCGGCCGACCAGACGAGTTGGTTGGCCACGTTGAGGAGCGGACGCCACTCGGGACGGTCGGTGTCGTGCAGCACGATGTCGGCGCGCTTGCCGACTTCGAGCGAGCCGATCGTGTCCTGCATCCGCATCGTCTTGGCACCGCCGAGGGTGGCCATCTCGTAGGCCATCTCGGCGGGGAACATCTGCGGGTCCTGACGAGCATCTTTGAACAGCCCGGCGACGAGATAGGTCGCCCGCATCAGGTCGGAGTAGTTCGACGCGTTGTTGCCGTCGGTGCCGATGCTGACGTTGACGCCGGCTTTGACCATCTCGGGCATCTTGCCGATCTGGGTGACGCCGTAGCTGACCTTGAGCGCGGTGGTCGGACAGTGCGCGACCGACACGCCGGCCTCGGCCATGATCGCGAGTTCCTGGTCGTCGACCTGGACGCAGTGGGTGATGGCGACGTCGTCGCGAAGGATGCCCAGTTCGGCGAGGTGAATCATCGGGCGGTGACCGAACTCGGCGACGAAAGCTTCGGGGTCGAGCTTGGCGGGCGACATGTGGAAGCTCATGCCGGTGCCGTGCTCGTCGGCGAGTTCGCGCGCCGCCTTCCACAGCGGGTCGGAGGCGGTGGTGTGGCCGACGAGGATCGACCAGGTGCCGAGGCGTCCGTCGGCGACCGACGCGTGGTCGACCAGTTGTTGCTGCAGCATGTCGATCGCCGCATCGGTGTTCTGCTTGTAGACGTCGGGTTCGGGCGGGAGGTCCCAGACCCAGTTGCCGACACGTCCGCGAATGCCGACCTCGACGAGGCCGTCGATCACGTCGTCGAGGAACCGGATCGTGCCGGCTTCGAGGAACGTGGTGGTGCCCGACTTGAGCATCTCGACCGCGGCGAGCTGCGCTGACAGGCGCTCCTCTTCGGCGGTGAACACCGAGTAGAGCGGGCAGAGCCACATGAACACGTTCTCTTCGAACGGGGTGTCGTCGGGGACGTAGCCGCGGGTGAGCGGTTCGCCTGTGATGTGGATGTGCGTGTTGACCATGCCCGGCGTGACGACGAATCGGTCGCTGCCGACGGTCTGCTTCGGGGCGTAGATGGCTTCGAGGTCGCTCTGCTTGCCGACGTCGACGATCTCGTTGCCGCGCACGGCGACCGCGCCGTGGCGGATGACGTCACGCGTCGGGTTCATCGTGACGACGTGGCTTCCGACGATGAGGGTGTCGATCTCGATCATGAAACGGTGCTCCTGGGTGCTGGGCGTGAAGGTCGGCAGGCGGGTCGTCGGGACGAGCGCGCAGCGGGGCTGGTCATCGTGGTCTGCTCGCAACGAAGCTCTGCTGGAATCCGATGGGCTCGACGAGCCGCAGGTCGATGAATCCGGCGTCGCGGAGCCACTCGGAGAACTCCTGATGCGTGAAGCAGAAGCCCTTCTCGGTGCTCGCCATCATCGTGGTGCCCATGATCACGGCGTGTGGGTTGAACTTGCGTTCGATGTCGGTGAAGTAGTCGGCGAGGACGAGGCGGCCTTCGGGTTTGAGCGCTTCGAAGGCGCGCTCGATCAGGTGGCGGGCACCGTCGGCGCCTTCGGTGCGACACACGTGGCCGAGCACGACGATGTCGTAGTGGCCGGCCTCGATGTCGATCGTGTGGAAGTCGCCCGGCCGGAACTCGCAGCGATCGGCCACGCCGTGTTCGGCGGTCTTGGCCTGGGCGACGTCGATCACGCCGGGGAGGTCGTTGACGACCGCTGATCCGTCGGGGCATCCGTTGAGCATCGCGATCGACCAGGGGGCGCCACCGGCGCCGAGATCGAGGATCTTCGGTGCGCGCATCGCCGAGTACCTGATCTTCAGATCCGCGCGGGTCGCGCAGCGGAACATCGTGGTGAACGTTCCTTCGACGAGCGGCACGTAGAAGCCGACAGGATCGTCTTCGATCGGCGTGGCCGGGCGACCGCTGCGGACCGTGTCGGCGAGTTGCGTCCAGTTCTCGTGCGGTCCGGGCGCCATCGGGATGAGCCCCGCCATCGACGCCGGGCCGTCGGACACCAGGTAGCGCTTGGCGGCGTCGTTGAGTTCGTAGACGTCGGTGAACTGGTCGAGCAAGTCGAGTGCGACCACGCCGTCGAGGAGCGATCGGACGTGGTCGACCGGTGCGTCGAGCGCGTCGGCGATCACGTCGACGGTCGACGGACCGAGACGCTGCATCGTGTCGAACACGTCGAGTTCGAGCGCGGCGAGGAGGATGTAATAGCGGCCGAGCCCTTCGATCGCCGCCCACACCGGCGCGGCCGGCGGCGGTTTGTAGTCGGTCCAGGGGCGGCCGACGTGGGCCATCGTGTGGGTCTTCTTCAGCTCCGGGTACGGAGCGTCGCGAGGCTCGAACACGATCAGACGCTCGGCCCGGTTGTTTCCCTCGGACCGGGACGGCGAGAAACATCCGCTTGTTTCCCTTGGACCGGGACGGCGAGAAACATCCGCTTGTTTCCCTTGGACCGGGACGAAAAGAAACATCTCATGACGGTCACGGGGTGAGGATGATCTTGCCGAAGAAGTCGCTCTGCAGCATCTTGTCTTGCGCCGCACCGGCATCGGCCAGCGCAAAGGTCGAGTCGATGACGACCTCGAAGTCGCCATTGCAGAAGGTGTCCCACACGGGGCCGAACTCCTCCGGGCGATACGGGTCGGAGCCCATGATCTTGATGCCCGAGTGGAACAGGTGGCCGAGCGACGGGATCGTGGCCTCGTCGCCCGACGAGTTGCCGCAGTTGACGAGTCGGCCGTGGATGGCGAGCGCGAAGAGCGACGGGCCGAACAGGGCGGTGCCGACGTGGTCGAAGACCATGTCGACGCCGACGCCCTCGGTGACCTCGCGGGCGAATGCGGTGATGTCGGTGGTGCGGTTGTTGGCGACGTGATCGGCGCCGAGGGCGAGCGCCCGTTCACACTTCTCGTCGGTGCCGGCGGTGGCGAGCACCGTGGCGCCGGCGTTCTTGGCGAGCTGGATGCCGGCGGTCGACACGCCCGATCCGGCGGCGTGGATCATCACGGTTTCACCGGCGACGAGGTTGCCGACGTCGAAGAGCGCGTGGGCGGCGGTGAGGTAGACGGTCGGGAAGGTCGAGGCGTGGGCGAACGACATCGAGTCGGGAATCGCGTAGACGTGCGAGGCCGGCACGAGGCACTTCTCGGCGTAGCCACCGTCGACCGTGCTGCCGATCACGCCCAGGTCGCCGTAGAGGTCGCCGCGTCCGGCGAGCTTGGAGTTGTCGGCGACGCCGGCGAGTGACGGGTCGGCCACGACACGGTCGCCCACCTTCACGCCGGTCACCGCGTCACCGACGGCCGAGACGGTGCCTGCGACGTCCATCCCCGCGATGTGCGGGTACGTGAAGCCGGGCATCTGGAACCAGCCGTTGCGCTGGACGACGTCGAGTCGGTTGAGCGAGGTGGCGGCGACGTCGATCACCACATCGCCCGGGCCGGGCTCGGGATCGGCGACATCGACGTACTCGAAGACCTCGGGGCCTCCGGGCTCGTTGTACAACATGGCTTTCATCGGCGTTCCCCTTGCTCTGGCATCGACTCGTTGTCACACTCTATGGTAAGACCATCAGTCCAAACCGATTCTTGCTCACGCTAGTTTGACGGTCTCAACTCGCTCAAGGGGGCACCATGTCGTATCCAAACACGCTCGTCTTCGTCGATTTCGCATCTGACGACGTCAACGCTGCACGCAAGTTCTACTCCGAGGTCTTCAACTGGGAGGTCGAGGACCGCATCGCCGACACGTTCGCTCGGATCGTGCCCGGCCAGAACCAGAAGATCGACGACGGCACGCAGGGCCCCAACGGCAACCTGCACATGGGCATCTCCAACGCCGCCGACTACCGCCCTCGTCCGCCGAGCGCTCCGAAGGAGCCGACCAACCTCAACCCGGGTGGCCGCGGCACGCGCGCCTGGATCCTGGTGAGCGACGACGACTCGTTCGAGCGCATCCTCGACACGGCCGTCAGCCTCGGCGCGACCGAGCTGTGGCGTGACCACTTCTGGACGGAGTTCGGTGGCGCCAACGCCTCGTTCGTCGACCCGTGGGGCAACCAGATCATGCTCTGGGCCCACCTCGACGGCGTGGAAGTCGACGAAGAGACGCACGAAGTCATCGGTGACGCAGCCCTGCCCGACGGCTGGACCATCGAATAGATCTCGCGGGAGGGACTTCCCCGAGACATCGCTGCCCTCGCCCGGCCAC contains:
- a CDS encoding class I SAM-dependent methyltransferase, which gives rise to MFEPRDAPYPELKKTHTMAHVGRPWTDYKPPPAAPVWAAIEGLGRYYILLAALELDVFDTMQRLGPSTVDVIADALDAPVDHVRSLLDGVVALDLLDQFTDVYELNDAAKRYLVSDGPASMAGLIPMAPGPHENWTQLADTVRSGRPATPIEDDPVGFYVPLVEGTFTTMFRCATRADLKIRYSAMRAPKILDLGAGGAPWSIAMLNGCPDGSAVVNDLPGVIDVAQAKTAEHGVADRCEFRPGDFHTIDIEAGHYDIVVLGHVCRTEGADGARHLIERAFEALKPEGRLVLADYFTDIERKFNPHAVIMGTTMMASTEKGFCFTHQEFSEWLRDAGFIDLRLVEPIGFQQSFVASRPR
- a CDS encoding amidohydrolase family protein, with protein sequence MRIIRGTVVTMNPGREIIDNGAVLIDGTEIAAVGRFDEVRAASPDAKVSGSTSDLVAPGYINGHQHLTGDRLIQSSIPDDLPPGESIFTWVVPIHAEHTGDDDELSATLTLAESLTNGITTTFEAGTVAHPDRIARAAEKVGARLTIGTWGWDIEEGPFVGSVDEVVDRQRRMLDLPTGPLVSGWVSLVGHDLMSDELVVAATELARSRQVGMTFHLSPSTSDTESYLARTGRAPVVHLDSLGVLGSHLAIAHGVHLDDDEVALLVGSRTGVISCPWAYLRLGQGLAREFRHLDLWRDGGRLALGCDSENAGDMVDGLRAAALFAGMAKERDLDPTVFGAHDALELLTIRGAEALGVDDRVGSIEVGKQADLVVHDRSRLEWIPQSPDPVLQLVWGSDGRSVRDVYVAGEQVVADKQITAIDVHALTDDAVAAGAALRTRAGIDDVSRWPKI
- a CDS encoding amidohydrolase family protein, producing the protein MIEIDTLIVGSHVVTMNPTRDVIRHGAVAVRGNEIVDVGKQSDLEAIYAPKQTVGSDRFVVTPGMVNTHIHITGEPLTRGYVPDDTPFEENVFMWLCPLYSVFTAEEERLSAQLAAVEMLKSGTTTFLEAGTIRFLDDVIDGLVEVGIRGRVGNWVWDLPPEPDVYKQNTDAAIDMLQQQLVDHASVADGRLGTWSILVGHTTASDPLWKAARELADEHGTGMSFHMSPAKLDPEAFVAEFGHRPMIHLAELGILRDDVAITHCVQVDDQELAIMAEAGVSVAHCPTTALKVSYGVTQIGKMPEMVKAGVNVSIGTDGNNASNYSDLMRATYLVAGLFKDARQDPQMFPAEMAYEMATLGGAKTMRMQDTIGSLEVGKRADIVLHDTDRPEWRPLLNVANQLVWSADGRGVHTVFVDGVKVVEAGQMTTIDEGTFYDRCQRAGEAITARSGLPDKAKWPVL
- a CDS encoding quinone oxidoreductase family protein; the encoded protein is MKAMLYNEPGGPEVFEYVDVADPEPGPGDVVIDVAATSLNRLDVVQRNGWFQMPGFTYPHIAGMDVAGTVSAVGDAVTGVKVGDRVVADPSLAGVADNSKLAGRGDLYGDLGVIGSTVDGGYAEKCLVPASHVYAIPDSMSFAHASTFPTVYLTAAHALFDVGNLVAGETVMIHAAGSGVSTAGIQLAKNAGATVLATAGTDEKCERALALGADHVANNRTTDITAFAREVTEGVGVDMVFDHVGTALFGPSLFALAIHGRLVNCGNSSGDEATIPSLGHLFHSGIKIMGSDPYRPEEFGPVWDTFCNGDFEVVIDSTFALADAGAAQDKMLQSDFFGKIILTP
- a CDS encoding zinc ribbon domain-containing protein YjdM, with protein sequence MADLPNCPICTMPDPLLAADGYECATCGHEWLAAPDDGLDDIRDANGNLLADGDAVSIIKDLKTDGKAGGIKVGTKIKSIRLVPGDHEIEARVDGRQLLIRAAFVKKA
- a CDS encoding VOC family protein gives rise to the protein MSYPNTLVFVDFASDDVNAARKFYSEVFNWEVEDRIADTFARIVPGQNQKIDDGTQGPNGNLHMGISNAADYRPRPPSAPKEPTNLNPGGRGTRAWILVSDDDSFERILDTAVSLGATELWRDHFWTEFGGANASFVDPWGNQIMLWAHLDGVEVDEETHEVIGDAALPDGWTIE